Genomic DNA from Acomys russatus chromosome 24, mAcoRus1.1, whole genome shotgun sequence:
CAAAGTATAGTGGGCGTGAACATGTTCCCAATGCCTTGCATACATGCACAGAATGGTTAAAATTCcagaaattcatttaaaaacacagagaaagagaaaatgaagcaaaaaaggaaagtaaCGTACATACAAATCAGAAACTTGGAAAGGTATAACTTTGTATTTGAGCACTGTACTCagtaatataatattatattctaTGGTCACACACTAACTGGTGAGATCACAGAATCATCTAGACAATGACTAGGATCATTAATAAATGATTTGCTATCTCATTCAAATTAAAATGGATTTTCCTCTGGTTTATGAAAAGCCGGTATCTTATGTGTACCAAGTCTACTTCTGAGTTCAAGAAAACATTTGCCTGGTTTCCTGGGGCTGAAGACGGCAGAAACGTCACCTTAGCTGCACCTCAAACATGGCTGACGTGTTTTTTCAGCTTGTACTGAAAAGCGGTCAAGTGCCACCGTGGCGTATTTATACAGCTCTATTCCCCCATTGTTCCCAGTGTCCCACTGTTCTAGCGGTTTGAACTGTGGGAAAAATATAGCTGGCTGTTATAATTTACCTCATAAGTGCCTGTAAGGGACGGAGATCCCAGGGTGGCAAATTTAAGGTTttgaaagatgaaaggagagaatctAAGGTGAAACTCATATTCATTGAAAACCGTTTCCTGTGTGCTTGTAGTTACCTTTTGGTGAAATATTGATGCAAAACGGGTGCTTGTCCTGCTACAACTCATACCATGTCGTTGTGGATGCAGAGCATTAGGGATGGGCAGCCTGGGCGCATTAGTAACTCACCTACTTCTTTTCCAAGTTGCTTACGCTGTCAGTTTTATCTGACTCGGACggtctttcctcagccttttctGCCGCTTCACTCTGAATAGAATCTTTCACATCCGTGGTGGGTGGGATGGGCTTTGAAACAGGAAAGTGTTAAATGTGATATATGTGTCGTACAGTCGTTACAAGGTAATTCAGTGATATTATAAAAGTCATTACCATTGAGCACGCCACTTTCCTGGTAGCCTCTAAAAAGCAAAAGGAGATGTAATCAATTCATGTGGGCAGCAGAGACAGTCAACATTCATGAAGACTCAGGAATGAGCACAATTCTCATGCCTGTAGCTCTCATCAAGCTTTTGAATTTTGGTAGCTCAGGAGGATCCAGTAGACACTTAGAAACTGTGCTAAGCAGTACCAGCACCTCACCTGGGCCTGCTACATGACTGAAAATGTGAAAAGGCCTCAATGTTTCTCCATTTGATATCTGTTGCCTGTGTGGTACATAACTTACTAACCTTGGCACACAGGCTTATTAAACACCAAAGAACTGTCTTCCTGAATCTAGTGATACATAACCTATATCATTCCTCTTCAGGGCTAAACTCACAAAGAGTAACTGAGGCAACATAATATCAGCTTTTACAGTCTTCCATTCAAGACTCCCAAATGGTGCCTAAAGACTCCTACTTATCCTGCAAACCCCTTTCCCCAGGGACAAAGGAGCCTTGCATCATAGGCCTATTCCCTGAAAAAGACAGTAATCTGTGATACAGATACTTTCTGTGCACTACTTACATTCACCGGGAACACTTCTAAATCATAACCGAATACTTTATTTACCATGTGTTCCCCACACATGGCGTGAAAGAAGGATAGAAtgcctgggaggagggagaggaccacCATGCAGAGGACTGAGAGGCATAGGAAGGGTGGTAGGAGAAGAAGGCCAAGCGTACTGTATTGGGAATGTCAAGACCAAACTCATTGCTTTGTATGTTATCTTAAAAACCATTAAAATGTGCGCTCATATTTTCTACTAGTGTACTTCTGTCCTGTTGTTGTCCTGGCTTGTAACTATTTCAGAGCTAAGTTCCAGCAATCCCAAAGAGCTATGCTCAGCCACCTGTTCCAATGGGAGTACTAACATTTCCACTAAGTGTGAAAATCAGAGAACTATTCGGTCAGTGTACACTTTAGGAAGAGGAACACCTAGAGGATTATCAAGCTCATCTTCAGGCTCCTGACAGAGATTTAAGTACAACTAATGTCATGATTGAGGCAGGCTGAAGAGGTCGCATAATTCAGAAGTCATAGTCAAGGGGTGGCTAATGGACACTGTGCCAATTATGATCTACAATGTTATCTGAAGAGAATCCTTGTTTAGGGGAAAAATAATGCAATTTCTATTCAGTTTCAAATGttcctcactctttttttccaGCTGGGAACCTGAGCATAGTTCGCTGTCAGATGTCTTACCTGAACATACGCTTTTCAGGTCCTCTGCTTCATCATAGTCTATAAGTAGCTTCCTACTGTCAGGTACGAAAAGAACAGCAAATCACTCTACAGTTCAATAATGATGGAAAACATCTGCCTGTCACATTACACTTGGAGGAGCATTGCACACATTATCCATGACACTaccagaatttttaaatataggcCACCAACACGTCGATTCTCTACTGCATTAAGCTTGTAaccaaataaggaaaaaaaaaagcagaaggtCATGACTCAAGAGCAAGCCACCTTCGTACATGAACTAAGTTTTCTCAACATAATGGAAAGGGCCATGAACTCAGAAGAAATCCTACATTTGTAGCCAATAGTTGCTTGTTCTTGTGCATGCATTGGACATATCAACCTGATAGGATTAAATAAGATATGATGAGGTATGCATGACAAATGGAAGAGGGACAAGATCATTTGTTTTAGACTCTCAAATAACACTCAACAAGATCTGATTTTCTTATGTTGAAGTTAACCAAAAAGCATCAAAGTCTGCTTTTGTTATAGCTATTATCATATAGTTCAAAGAAAATCATCCATCTACCATTTCAAGGTCTAAATATCTAGTTAACAATAATGTGAAATTATTCATACCTCAAAGGCATAGGTTATATTTCGACTAAAAATGCAAAATGCTTAGATAGTAAAGAAAAACGACTTAAAATTTCTGAGTTAGCCAAACACTGGAATGGACTTGATGTCAATAAACATATTCCAAGTTATTTCCTGGGATTTGTGGTGCATCACATGTCCATACCCTCCCACATCTCACCATACTCAATGGTACCCAACATATTCATTTGCCTAGATCTTAATAACTCCTCACCCTTAAGTCTACTGAGCACCCAGCTCACCACCCAGAGCTCCCAGACTCACAAGGACTTCCAGTGACCTTAGATCCCCAAATGCCTCCAGGTCCCTCAAATGCTCATGTCACTCAGATATCCAAGTGGTCCTTATTGTACCATGTCTCCAGATGGCCTCATGACTCTCCGATCACTCAGAGTTCTTGGGATCAACCAGTTCTCTTTATATCTCAGGCTCCTTGCATATTCCAGTCTCTATAGGATGCCCAGGGAGTCCAAATGTACCATTAGCCCTATCTCTCTGAAAGTAAGATGTAGGAGCAAATTATGTGGCAAAGAGCAATGGAAAGACTTAGAAGGACATTTCAAAGTGAGAACGCCCAACACACAGAGCACTGGAAGCCTGGTGTCCATGGTGTTCTGGGACTAAGAATGTTTTTGTTGAGTATATgtgcctgggttttgttttttcatttatttatttgtttatttttttacttatttattatatataagtgCTCTGTCTTTGTGTACACCTGTTTGCCAGAAAAGAATATCAGATCCCAGAATAGAtgattatgagtcaccatgtggttgctgggaattgaactcaggacctctgggagagcagatagtgctcttaaccactgagccatcatctctccaggccaagacTGGCTTTCTTTTGGTGAACATCATTAAGTAGTCTCCTGACTGGGGATTTACAAACTTTCTTCACCTACAGAGCTTAAAAAGTCCTAACCAAAGAGCAAGTCtatggttctttgataaaatactTGCCTAATTCATGTGAAGCCCCAGGCTCAATTGTCAGCATCCACCCCACTACATACACATAGCCACACTAAAAGTTCTGGGACAAAAGAATCCTGTATCCATTGCTACTTCTAATTCATCGACAGCTTTGATCAGGTTCTGGATAATGGAATGGTCTATATCACTGCCATTCCAAAACAGCCCAAACTAAACACACAAGGTGCATTTTTTGTAATTACTCTGTATCAGTTTCAagttaattaacaaataaatggGAACACTCACACTTTGCTTTTACTCTCAATAGCATAGCGTTTAGCTGTCCATCCAAAAGCATCTTTCTTAAAGGTATCGATGTCTCCTTGAAGAAGCAGCTTGATAATGTGCTCAGACCCACACCTTACAGCATACATGAGGCTGTTTCTAAAAGAACAGGGGTGGAGCTTTGCTGTCAGGTACTTTAGTAAAGTTGCTAAACATTTCAATGAATATCTTTTACCAGTTTGAAATATTGCCTGTGTGTATACAATTAACCATTTACCAACAGAAATTAACATCTTGGGGCTCAAATGATCATCCTGTAAAGTGTCTCTGGGACAAACTGGGGCGGGGACCAGAAATCCCATTCTCCCACATAGCAGTATTCAAAGTAGAAGCTATAATTCTCTGTCCTTTCATTCACAGATACTGAAGATACTTATCAAAGGAGATGAATATTTAAGTAAAGAATTACTcaattctttctgagtctgataCAATGTTTTGTAATTTATACATAAGATGAagatcaaaagagaaaacagtataattacaaaataaatatttttaataatgtagtAATGATGTTTGTAGGAGATAATCATATACTAGAACTAAATAGGACATAAAATGTAATATGGTTGGATATAACCATgcttttttaatcagaaaatgaATCTAACAGTGGGCAACACTTCTAAGGTGTAATTAAATTCAGCCTTGTGTGAATATTGAGGTTTCTTCTTATCACCCAACTATGATTTTTACTCATCCAAACTTATTCAATAAAAgtagttttttattcttttgaccaTGCCAAATGTTAGTCAAAGTTtcaaaataaaggggaaaatggaagaaatagaGTATCATGGGGTAATAGAAATTCATAGTCACTAAGGGAGAACCAAACAATACTTTGCAAAAAAATTTAATGGAAATAGCCATCCaatcaattttcctttttaaggaagCAGCATATACAAAGCATGGGTGACAAATGCTACAAAGCCATTAAGAATAGCACTGTgattcaaaaattaaaaccacaatctTAAAAAGAAGTAGAATATGAAACCCATTTATCTAAATAAGCTATCCAGTGAATAAGATGCAGTACATACAACCAATGTCATTTCATATTATTAGGAAATATTGTACATTGTCTTTGTGTTGTTCACACTGAATAACTACTTTTGTACCAATCAGATGGTCTAGGTTGCTGTTACTTCACTAAGTAAAAGCTAAATCTTCTCCCTATTAATTTAACACCATGTCTCAGGTGATATATACAGTATCAACTCAATCACCACTAAAGTACAAAGACCTTCTTACCTTCCCAGGAAATCGCAGGTTTCTGCATTTGCTCCTCTGCTGATTAAGAACTCTGCcatcttctctttgttttgtttcagagcaAGCAAAAGTGGTGTGATCTTGTTCTGCCAAAACACAATTAGTGACGATCTGAAAGTTAATAAATCCCGAGCACACAATCATAAATGCTGGCAATAAATGGCTGGCAGTTTCTTCCTCACTGACTTCCACGTGTGCTCCCCCTCTTCCGTGAAATCCCCCCACCTAGAGTGAACACATAGATTCATTCCCAACTCCACAGTAAACACTTTGTTGCCACAGCTTTTGCTTCTGTTAAAGCATGGATCATTTCATTTTGGGGTCATGTGATTGCTCCCATCTAAGCAAGAGCATCCTGATTCTGTATCCTTATTTCAACAATCCACAACAAAAGCCACAGCCCCCAACATTTTATTGTTCCTGGCAAATAAACTAAATTCCCCTGTCAATATTGCATATCGGCCTATGTTACAAAGAAAGGTCTCTTCTCCAGGTATCCTGTGGCCCAATAAATAGATTACATGACTGCCTGTCTGGGAATGTGACAAAACTCAAGTAGAGAAATCTTTTATTGTGcataatttctgtttttcaacTGCCTTTTATGACAGACATTAGCACTTAAGGATGTAGGGCTAAAgggatgtggtgtgtggtgttttgagaGTTTTGAGATGGATTTGAGGTTTCCTGCAGTACAGAGGAAACTGGTTAATTCCCTTTGTGTACAGGGCCAGACCTTGACATATCAACATTGGTGGAATTCAAACTCTCACTTAAGTGAACAGGATTCAAAAGAACTTTGATTGCTCTTATTATAAAATAAGAGTCTTCTTTAACTGTTAGAGAGCTCAATAAAAAACTTCATTCTCACTacacatggcagcacatgcctttaatcccagcactcatgaagtaagggcaggtggatttctgtgatgttgaggccagcctggtatacagagtgagttccaaggctacataaagaaatccattctcaaaaaacaaaaacagaacgaaaaaatctaaaattatattatattaattatattccCAATTATAATAATAATCTTGGGCCAGGGTTTGAGGCACACATCTTTAgtaccagcccttgggagacaaaggcctaCAGATCTGACATCAAGGtcatcctgatctacatagtgagttctgaaATAGCTAGAGCTGAGtaatagtgagattctgtctcataaAGATTAtgatgaggatggtggtggtggtggtgaggatgatGATCTCATGATTCTGAGGCATAACTACTTTTGGGTTTTGTGGGGTTTTAGTTGTagttggttttttgcttttttgagacaggatttcactatttagcccaggctagatTCCTAGCTCTCCTCCATCAATATCCTAAGTGTTATGATTCTAGGAACTACAACCTCATGCCTTGTTCAGAAATTTTTAGTCTATTTTTAGTCTGGTTCCATGTTAATTACTACTGCAAGCTGTTTTAAGCAAAACATATGCCAGGAGTGAATTATCTGTAATCATTTTAATACTGATCTATACATACTACTTTTATGATGGGGAAAGTCACTAGGTTACCTTCATTGGTACATAAATACAGAACTTTGTTTGCAATTGTTATAACCTTTCAGAGTTAACTACAATTAACCTAATAGCATATACAGGCATTTCAATGTGAGTGTATTTAAGacagatgtaaagaaaaagttaaattgaTGACAACTGTTAACTTCTAAAGTTCAATCTCATTCATTGACACTAAGACTGTATTTCTACAAATTGTCTTGAAAGTCTACAATCTCTATCACAAGACACCATTAAACAACTGTTGATGCAAACACATATTTCAGCTAAGTAGATGACATCTGATAATGTGAAGGGGTCCCTAGCAAACTGAGCACTTGTGAGCCTCAGACAATAAGGATACCTACAtcacaagaaacaaacaataaaatgagctCAAAACAGTCTGTTCTGGATTACTTGAGAGCAACTGGAAGCCCACATTTCTGTAAGAATcatcttgggctagagagatggctcagtggttaagagcattgtctactCTTCCAAGGGATCTGTGCCTAAGTCTAAGCACCCATACAGTGTCTTACTGCATGCATGTTGCACCCTTAATACACACAAAGCCAAAAGACTCATGCACAAAATTTTTTTGATTAAAACTTTTCAAAAGGATCGCTATGGAGTTTAGCTATGGATTCATTTCCTGGAGGACACTGTTTATATCTGCGGACTTCACAGAGTTCTTAaccctttataaaacaaaacaaaacaaaaaaacaaaacaaaacttcacttTGCGTGAGGCTCACATTTTTTCTGCAAgcatacaaaattattttctaggaACTGAAGAAGctgaaggaaacatttttaaatactcatGCCTGTGTCTTGTCAGGTCATTGATTCTCACATTACAGGTAAAGTCTATTCAACTGTGTGTTGTCGAAACTGTCTCCAGATCACTGTGCTGCACAGTTAGTTATTGCTTTTGCCTTGTTTTCACCTTGTCTCCTACAGGGAGACCAGTTCTCTTTTCCACTTCAGGATTTAGCCAAAAGAGAGATTTTATGGTGCATCACTTACTTACCCCTTTTCTGTGTAATTGCCACCTATTCTTTGACAGTCTGCTTTCTTCAGAGTCCTACTAAAATTTACCTCTGGACATGCTTGTAAACTAGGAATGGCCTCTAATTAGGAATTAGTCTCATTAAACTgaagaacacagaagaaatatacataaagagttattttacaaaaaaatcaaGCCTTCTTCATTGTTCCCCTCAATTGTCTAATTTCCAATTTTGTATGACTATTTCTCATCAActcccctttctgttttcctcctttgaTTTTACCACTCAGCTTGGTCCTGTGACACAACTTGTCTGCAGCATAGAGTTGTCCATTTATcacaaaacatttctttcttatttaagatAAAGCTGAAGCtcagcatgatggtgcacgcccataatcccagcacttagggaggcagaggcaagtggatctatgtgagttcgaggctagcctggtctgtaaagcaagttcagaacagccagggatgtgacacagagaaaccctgtttcgatataatcaagcaaacaaacaaaagatgaagTTGATATCAAAGGCAAATGTCCACTTTAGTTGCCATTTTAAACTAGTGAAAATAATGCTTCTGTGAGACTTGAAAACAGGCAAATTGGTGCTTTAGCAAACTCTATTTTTTGATAAATGTTTGTCAGAAATGCATTCAAGAAAGCTGCATTGTGTAATACTTCTTTAAAAGAACCAATATTTAAAGTGGCATCTTCAATGATTGAGTTATTTCAAAACATTTCCATCTGAGGACTAGAGCtaagaaagcacagaaaattgACTCTACATCCACATGGATGTTGAAAATTTGTGTGTTTCAAATCCAACAGTATTAAAGCTAGGTGTTGTATACCTCATTCATTGCTTCGATGTTCGCCTTGCATTCTAGCAGCCTAGCAGCTATCCCAATGTCTCCGTTGTAAACAGCATAGTGCAGAGCAGTGTTGCCACAACAGTCCATAATATTTGGATCGGCACCGTAACTCAATAGAGTATCAAGGCATTCCATCTGTCTGCATTGTGCAGCCTGTGGATGTGATAATAACGCACAGATTGTTAAAGAATTCAAGACCAGCATTCCGCAGGCTTCATTATTTAGTTACATTCAAATGACATAGCTTCattttttcacataaaaatgtatttcaaattcACATCATCTGAAGCTGATGGTTGCAATATACCTTAATTAGAGGTGTGGCGCCATTAATGTCCTTTGGATTAATCTCACAGTTGTTCTGCACCAGGAGAGTCACCACTTCTGGATGGCCGTAGACGGAGGCAAAATGCAGGGCAGTCCTGTGAGCATGACAGGGACCTTTATGAACTTCAAAAGCATTTCCTTAAAACTTAGACatgtagtcaaatatgaggcaccagagtacatgtgaaagtcataccccactctccactcaactgtggagaatgtcctgtccattggctagatctgggtaggggtttgaagtttacagcctgcattgtccttggctggtgccatagtttgagcaggacccctgggcccaaatctgcctatcataatgttcttcttgtaggtttctaccctctggatccttctactttgccattctcccatgcttccttcatatttgaccacgtcccctggatgggaagacctggtggcactcagaggaaggataacaggctaccaagaagagacttgataccctatgagcatatacagggggaggaagtacccctcagtcacagtcataggggaggggagtaaggggaaaatgggagggagggagggaggaatggaaggatacaagggatgggataagcatagagatataatatgaataaattaataaaaaacttagACATGTAATTATAATCACCAGATAGCATTTAATGACTCTGCATTTtaagtttcaatttttttctgaagactCTGTATTGCCTTTTATTACATAGAGCAGCCAGTTTCACCAGCGTCAGCATGCCCCAAATGTGAACTGTTTCTGTGGTTTAGAATATAGATTCTTCCTGTTGACCGGCACAGAGCAGTGTCGAGGCACCCTGCTGCCACCCTTCTGGACAACATACTGTGTGTGTCAAGGGGCACCCAGTGCCACATGCCACAGCCCTGGTGACTGAGGACTAGTACGAGCTGGACAGTGCTCTTGGCACCTGCTCCTCTTAAGGCATCAGTGCAcagcagcctggagagatggccctgagGAACAACAGGAATCTCTCCATTTGCATAGGAAGGACTGGGAAACTCTAGTGGCCTGGAGTGGGGACAAAACTGAAAGTCACgatgaagtaagtgtctttcctgtcttgttgggtctaaattcacttacttcaaactggacgaACGCAGacggccaattcactatgaatgtaacatgtataggactcattattctcatgattgtcacatggttctccctgttgtatgtagtttgttttatacatgtgtaataaaataaaatatatatatgtatgtatatatatatgtatgtatgtatgtatgtatatatatatgtatgtatgtatgtatatatgtatgtatgtatatatatatatatatatatatatatatatatatatatatatataaagtcaaGATAAGTGAATGATTTGAGAACTGTCAAAGGTGCCAGTAAGCCCTACTGCCTAACAGAAGTCACTGGAATTAACACTTATGGGAAAACCAGGACTCATCCTCAAATCTTATTATGAACATGCTTGGTTTATCAGGAAGACACGGAATAACACTTTAGGAGTGTTTAAACtagagagggaggaggacctGAGTACAGAAAGTTATGAGGAGAACATGGCACGCATAACTAAAGTAGatgaaataagtgaataaataaatatggaaacaAAGCCATCTTATGGTTTAAAGTCTCCTTGTTCTTGATAAAAAATGTACACGCCTGCATACATATGGATACACATGTATGATACACTGACACAGAGtatcaagttttattttaaaaaaacttttaaatgggAAGTTGGTACATACTAGAAATTTCTCTCCTTGTGCATTTTCCCACAATGCAGAAGACATTATGTATGGGTTTCCCCCAATGGATACACTAAAGCTCTACTACATCTTTTTGGTGAAGCCCTTGAAAAGCCCAATAAGTGCTCTAAAAGGAGAACTGACAAGGATGTGAAGCATCAGTCTTGATTTGTTTCTCTGTCAATGAGGAACAGTTGAGGGTTACGCCCTTCCTAGATGCGCAGCCTAAGATCAGAGACAGGTGCTTCTCTTTTCTCACCTCAGACAGGAAATTGGCCATCTCCTCAGTTACTGGGCCTCCCTCCAAGGTACCTACAACTCTCTCAAGGCTCCAACCCCACTCTTACCTGTACTTCCAATCTATTTGTTCCATGTCAAAAATTCCCCGTAGAACAAAGCTCTTCACTGTGTCTATGTCCCCAGTACTTGCAGCCTTGTGGATCCGATAGTAAGGTGCATATCTGGTGTGATATTTGGGCGGCCGACAACCTCTCTCATCCTTGCTCCCAAAGCCCACGAAGATATTATCCAGGCCATCACAGAAGCCCAGAGGCgtcctttcttttttgtggaaGAACATCTGCATGGTAAGTGTCTTCTTTGCGGGTCCCTTTCCTCCTGTTAAGCTTCTCCCACATCCCCAACCCAAAAGAAGAGACTATGCGAAGATGGCTCCCCCCAAAACCCACAACCAAAGTTTATGCTGTGCCAGCTCCTAAAGATTTCGATATCAAAGTAAGCCCAGAGCCAAATCTCTCCACAAGGTCCCAGGAGGGACGCTCCAGGCTGATTTAGAATCTGTCAACTGCAGCAACAGTTGGGAACTCGGTTGCCAAGCAACACTGGAACACACAGGCAAGAGAGAGCTGGGCAGTTCTGTGTGCTAGCAAGTAACATGCTCAGTGCGCATGTGCAGAATCTGATCCCTCAAAAATCAGCTAGAGAGGCCACTTACATTCCTTCCTGAGGCCTTGCTCACTTCACTCCTTCATTGTAGATCTaggggaagttaaaaaaaaaaagtttcttgtcTTATGTTTTCGTTTCAATTTAGTTACAGGAAATACTTTTTCTTAGTTTCATCTGTGACTCATTCATCATTCAGTAGATTGATTTGTTTACTGTCAAGTTTATGCTTTATTGAAGAGCTACACACAATTAACAACTGCTAAGAGGAGAGTTAGTCTTCCCAGGGTTGGAGCCTTTTGATTGATTATTTGTGCTAGCTACTCTTCATgaacatgacacaagctagagtttctcaatggagaaaatgcctctgtaagatccatctgtaaggtattttcttggTTAGTGATCGATGGGGAGtgtccagctcactgtgagtggtaccatctCTGACCAGTAGCCCtggcttctgtaagaaagcaggctgagcaagccattgagagcaagaagagactcgataccttatgagcctatacagggggaggaggtctccctcagtcacagacatagaggaggggaatggggggggggaagcgggagcgagggaggaatgggagaatagaagggacgggctaacaactgagatgtaatttgaagaaattaataataaaaaaaggaaaaaaaaagaaaaatataa
This window encodes:
- the LOC127206821 gene encoding putative ankyrin repeat domain-containing protein 19, whose translation is MQMFFHKKERTPLGFCDGLDNIFVGFGSKDERGCRPPKYHTRYAPYYRIHKAASTGDIDTVKSFVLRGIFDMEQIDWKYRTALHFASVYGHPEVVTLLVQNNCEINPKDINGATPLIKAAQCRQMECLDTLLSYGADPNIMDCCGNTALHYAVYNGDIGIAARLLECKANIEAMNENKITPLLLALKQNKEKMAEFLISRGANAETCDFLGRNSLMYAVRCGSEHIIKLLLQGDIDTFKKDAFGWTAKRYAIESKSKV